The Nitrospirota bacterium sequence CAAATCGCTCCTCGGCTATTTCCGTCGGCGTCACGTCCCGGCCCTACCCTCTCGTTCCGCGAGCCACGCGGCCACCGTCTGGCGGCGCCAGCGTCTAAGTTTGCCGATCCGGATGCCAGGCGGCAAATCCCCGCCACGGCAGAGCCGCGTAAAAACGGCCTGAGCACTCAGCTTGAGGAGGCGACCTAGATCCTTCACATCGAGCAGGATGTCGTTGTCTTGTACGTTCATGCACTGATTTTCGCACGACGACGAAAACACCTGGGGGGGAAACCCCTTCAGAATTGAGAGAGTTTTCCCCCCACGGGGTCCGGCGACTACGGAGCGCTACTACGCCGGAATCGGTCGTTTCCGGGGGAGGCCTGCGGCGGCCCGAGCGGCCGCATCGGGAGAAAGAGGCGGATTTCTCTTGAGTAGTTTCCTGTAATCGCGGATTAAGCCTTTTGTGGCTCCCTTCTTGAAAGGGAGATTCGGGAAGCAAGACCTTGCAAGGCTCTCGACATCCGCGTACCTCGGTTTTTTGGTGTGCATCTCAAACGCCTCACAAACATACGAGAGTACAGCCCCGGTGATCTTGGCGGGTCGCCCGCCCTTGGGCCTCTCCCCGGCCACCCACCCAAGAGGCATAACCTCCTCTTGCGCATACTGGATGGCCGCCTTTACCAGTCGGTCTCTGAATTCCGGCATGTACCTCGCTGGAACCCTCTTGAAGTGCCTGTCGTGGAGGATACGATCCGCCTCCTTGCACATCCTCTGATAGTCGTTCAGATGCTTCGGCCCCTCTTTCCGTTCTTTGAGAGCGATTGGAATTTCCTTGTAGAGCAATGCGAACCGACGCTTCAAGTCGCGGACGAGCGCCCTTGCGGTTCCACCCTTCACATCCATATCGCCTACCACAGTGCCGATCACCCGGTTCATCTCTTGCCTTGTTACGTGCCCGGTGGAGACGGTTGAACCGGCGTCGCTCACGGAATGCCCCGCCGTGGGCTTCTGCGTGGCCGTAGGCGCGTTCTCTTTCGTCCGGGTAGGTTCGGGTCCGGCCCCTCCCTGCCTTGGCCGAAATTCGGGGGAAGTTCTCGCGCGGGTGGGGAGGGACGGAAACCAGGGGGGCGTGTCGGTTTCTTCCGTGTGGCTACAGTGTGGCTACGA is a genomic window containing:
- a CDS encoding helix-turn-helix domain-containing protein, whose protein sequence is MNVQDNDILLDVKDLGRLLKLSAQAVFTRLCRGGDLPPGIRIGKLRRWRRQTVAAWLAEREGRAGT